From the Lathyrus oleraceus cultivar Zhongwan6 chromosome 4, CAAS_Psat_ZW6_1.0, whole genome shotgun sequence genome, one window contains:
- the LOC127135558 gene encoding uncharacterized protein LOC127135558 isoform X3, translating to MESTIVKKKRTMRRRKPKSLFNNLPIILQTEIFRKLYMKEKSNAMCVSHSWRNLILTTTLPTKNPLDPLTEAVISPSPYMDIEQLFNWCSLVMGCRIGPKNLIDTCNGLLLFCHKDGQADNIVHGVYHYYVMNPVTKQCVAVPKPVPKPVGQTSGGYSYAALAYDNEESWFFKIVRFQGHRHINIFSSMTGHLLRIKVDPQENVSKQTEMVLALTHGT from the exons ATGGAGAGTACAATTgttaaaaagaaaagaacaatgaGGAGAAGGAAACCCAAATCCTTATTCAATAACCTTCCCATTATACTTCAAACAGAAATCTTTCGTAAGCTATACATGAAAGAAAAATCAAATGCCATGTGTGTCTCGCATTCATGGCGTAATCTCATTCTTACCACAACACTACCAACAAAGAATCCATTAGATCCACTGACGGAGGCAGTCATTTCTCCTAGTCCATATATGGATATTGAACAACTTTTTAATTGGTGCTCATTAGTGATGGGTTGCAGGATCGGGCCTAAAAATCTGATAGACACATGTAATGGATTACTCTTATTTTGTCATAAAGATGGTCAGGCAGATAACATAGTTCATGGTGTATATCATTACTATGTCATGAATCCAGTAACAAAACAATGTGTAGCTGTTCCGAAGCCTGTTCCGAAGCCTGTAGGACAAACATCTGGAGGGTATTCCTATGCTGCTCTAGCATATGACAATGAAGAATCTTGGTTTTTCAAGATCGTACGTTTTCAAGGTCATCGTCATATCAATATTTTCTCCTCTATGACTG GACATTTATTGAGAATTAAAGTTGATCCTCAAGAGAATGTCTCGAAACAAACCGAG ATGGTGTTAGCACTTACACATGGCACATGA
- the LOC127135558 gene encoding uncharacterized protein LOC127135558 isoform X2 — MESTIVKKKRTMRRRKPKSLFNNLPIILQTEIFRKLYMKEKSNAMCVSHSWRNLILTTTLPTKNPLDPLTEAVISPSPYMDIEQLFNWCSLVMGCRIGPKNLIDTCNGLLLFCHKDGQADNIVHGVYHYYVMNPVTKQCVAVPKPVPKPVGQTSGGYSYAALAYDNEESWFFKIVRFQGHRHINIFSSMTGHLLRIKVDPQENVSKQTEVIELHPNCLFDDSHRKISLRDGKIFLVLSRGVKFMCFELIECVTDGVSTYTWHMNLSKENKKLLPFNTNGEFLSICPSNDMAFFKIKNLIYFYLYSLNGNNNKEIGIGMVRQNRIVFDYIRTCGQQLFECFIPFACGLEKENKRKFQRLFVPK; from the exons ATGGAGAGTACAATTgttaaaaagaaaagaacaatgaGGAGAAGGAAACCCAAATCCTTATTCAATAACCTTCCCATTATACTTCAAACAGAAATCTTTCGTAAGCTATACATGAAAGAAAAATCAAATGCCATGTGTGTCTCGCATTCATGGCGTAATCTCATTCTTACCACAACACTACCAACAAAGAATCCATTAGATCCACTGACGGAGGCAGTCATTTCTCCTAGTCCATATATGGATATTGAACAACTTTTTAATTGGTGCTCATTAGTGATGGGTTGCAGGATCGGGCCTAAAAATCTGATAGACACATGTAATGGATTACTCTTATTTTGTCATAAAGATGGTCAGGCAGATAACATAGTTCATGGTGTATATCATTACTATGTCATGAATCCAGTAACAAAACAATGTGTAGCTGTTCCGAAGCCTGTTCCGAAGCCTGTAGGACAAACATCTGGAGGGTATTCCTATGCTGCTCTAGCATATGACAATGAAGAATCTTGGTTTTTCAAGATCGTACGTTTTCAAGGTCATCGTCATATCAATATTTTCTCCTCTATGACTG GACATTTATTGAGAATTAAAGTTGATCCTCAAGAGAATGTCTCGAAACAAACCGAGGTGATAGAACTTCATCCAAATTGTCTTTTTGATGATTCACATCGGAAAATAAGTTTGAGAGATGGAAAGATCTTCTTAGTCTTATCAAGAGGTGTGAAATTTATGTGCTTTGAACTTATTGAATGTGTTACAGATGGTGTTAGCACTTACACATGGCACATGAATCTTAGCAAAGAGAATAAAAAATTGTTACCTTTCAATACCAATGGCGAGTTCTTGTCCATTTGCCCTTCTAATGATATGGCGTTTTTCAAGATTAAAAATCTAATATATTTTTACTTATATAGTTTAAATGGTAACAACAACAAGGAAATTGGAATTGGAATGGTTAGACAGAATCGAATTGTGTTTGACTACATAAGAACATGTGGACAACAATTGTTTGAATGCTTCATCCCTTTTGCATGCGGCTTAGAAAAGGAG AATAAAAGAAAGTTTCAACGGTTGTTCGTTCCAAAGTGA
- the LOC127135558 gene encoding uncharacterized protein LOC127135558 isoform X1, whose protein sequence is MESTIVKKKRTMRRRKPKSLFNNLPIILQTEIFRKLYMKEKSNAMCVSHSWRNLILTTTLPTKNPLDPLTEAVISPSPYMDIEQLFNWCSLVMGCRIGPKNLIDTCNGLLLFCHKDGQADNIVHGVYHYYVMNPVTKQCVAVPKPVPKPVGQTSGGYSYAALAYDNEESWFFKIVRFQGHRHINIFSSMTGIWTTLTIYFPEYINDSFWVKKSVYLKCSIYRLSSSGHLLRIKVDPQENVSKQTEVIELHPNCLFDDSHRKISLRDGKIFLVLSRGVKFMCFELIECVTDGVSTYTWHMNLSKENKKLLPFNTNGEFLSICPSNDMAFFKIKNLIYFYLYSLNGNNNKEIGIGMVRQNRIVFDYIRTCGQQLFECFIPFACGLEKENKRKFQRLFVPK, encoded by the exons ATGGAGAGTACAATTgttaaaaagaaaagaacaatgaGGAGAAGGAAACCCAAATCCTTATTCAATAACCTTCCCATTATACTTCAAACAGAAATCTTTCGTAAGCTATACATGAAAGAAAAATCAAATGCCATGTGTGTCTCGCATTCATGGCGTAATCTCATTCTTACCACAACACTACCAACAAAGAATCCATTAGATCCACTGACGGAGGCAGTCATTTCTCCTAGTCCATATATGGATATTGAACAACTTTTTAATTGGTGCTCATTAGTGATGGGTTGCAGGATCGGGCCTAAAAATCTGATAGACACATGTAATGGATTACTCTTATTTTGTCATAAAGATGGTCAGGCAGATAACATAGTTCATGGTGTATATCATTACTATGTCATGAATCCAGTAACAAAACAATGTGTAGCTGTTCCGAAGCCTGTTCCGAAGCCTGTAGGACAAACATCTGGAGGGTATTCCTATGCTGCTCTAGCATATGACAATGAAGAATCTTGGTTTTTCAAGATCGTACGTTTTCAAGGTCATCGTCATATCAATATTTTCTCCTCTATGACTGGTATTTGGACTACATTAACTATTTACTTTCCAGAATATATTAACGATTCTTTTTGGGTCAAAAAGTCTGTTTACTTAAAATGCTCTATTTACCGACTCTCGTCTTCAGGACATTTATTGAGAATTAAAGTTGATCCTCAAGAGAATGTCTCGAAACAAACCGAGGTGATAGAACTTCATCCAAATTGTCTTTTTGATGATTCACATCGGAAAATAAGTTTGAGAGATGGAAAGATCTTCTTAGTCTTATCAAGAGGTGTGAAATTTATGTGCTTTGAACTTATTGAATGTGTTACAGATGGTGTTAGCACTTACACATGGCACATGAATCTTAGCAAAGAGAATAAAAAATTGTTACCTTTCAATACCAATGGCGAGTTCTTGTCCATTTGCCCTTCTAATGATATGGCGTTTTTCAAGATTAAAAATCTAATATATTTTTACTTATATAGTTTAAATGGTAACAACAACAAGGAAATTGGAATTGGAATGGTTAGACAGAATCGAATTGTGTTTGACTACATAAGAACATGTGGACAACAATTGTTTGAATGCTTCATCCCTTTTGCATGCGGCTTAGAAAAGGAG AATAAAAGAAAGTTTCAACGGTTGTTCGTTCCAAAGTGA